In Equus caballus isolate H_3958 breed thoroughbred chromosome 22, TB-T2T, whole genome shotgun sequence, the sequence GAAGTCGGCTGCCTCAATAGGCGGCGGGAAGTCGGGCACGAGGCACTGTAGGTTGAACTCCAAGTCCTGGCTGCTGCAGCACAGATCCGAGTTGATGGCGAGCCGCGACAGCACGTGCAGCGGCACCGACGGGTCGTCGCCCGCGTTGAACACCTTGACCTGCGTCAACTCCAGACCCAGCGCGTCGGCGAAGCGCACTCGGTGCTGCCGGCTGCAGCCCGGCCCGCACGCAGCGCCCGGTGCGCCCGTGGCCTTCTGGCGGCGCTCGAGGGAGCTGGGCAGCGAGCGCGCCCGCCGCAGGATGATGGGCCGCAGGCGGGGCTCGCAGCCTGACGGCGCCGGCAGCGGCGGGGGCGCGCGGCCGGGGCTCCCAGGGGGCCTGCACGGCCGCGGCTCCGGGGCTGCACTGCCGTCCAGGTCCGAGAGGCAGCTGAGGCTCCGCGGGGCGAGCTTCCGGGGCCCCGGGGCGCGGGGTAGGCCCGCTGAGCCCGGCCCTCTGAACATGGCCCAGCCGGCCGTCGGGCAATGGGGCAGCGGAACCGAGGGGCAGCCTCCCGACACCGCGTCCGCTATCTGCGTGTCCCCGGCCGTGCTCAGAAGGCCCCGAGTGTCCCCCGAAACTGCAGCCTACCCGGAACCTTTTGGGCCCGCTGCGCCCTCCCCTAGTCCGCCAAC encodes:
- the PPP1R3D gene encoding protein phosphatase 1 regulatory subunit 3D; protein product: MFRGPGSAGLPRAPGPRKLAPRSLSCLSDLDGSAAPEPRPCRPPGSPGRAPPPLPAPSGCEPRLRPIILRRARSLPSSLERRQKATGAPGAACGPGCSRQHRVRFADALGLELTQVKVFNAGDDPSVPLHVLSRLAINSDLCCSSQDLEFNLQCLVPDFPPPIEAADFGERVGRQLVCLERVTCSDLGISGTVRVRNVAFEKQVAVRYTFSSWRSAHEAVARWRGPAGDEGTEDVFSFGFPVPPFLLALGSRVHFALRYRVAGAEYWDNNNGRDYSLTCRNHALHMPRGECEESWIHFI